In Thermotomaculum hydrothermale, a single genomic region encodes these proteins:
- a CDS encoding transglutaminase domain-containing protein — MTKKLIPIFLFIITINGWATSRFSVYINGQKSGEIIVKRTFNKNFVITETEESLTLKRGGAIIKSKNLYKTKELKDGTPVELNFRNLEGNSSILPEFQILFKNNSAILITPMGKQSIPVNLKEVKQDYGEEITLKKMIEKGIKQASIKKFDQNILNFDKITITFKGKTKKGYKFILKSGTLNTEEERLTDKNGNILISTMNFAGMEFKVVNQKLEKKKTKTKGAEIFSPSLIKIKYFVPRGFSVSEITYKLVNSSPYDFTIIETDNQKVKILDNKSCLLTVSRVKLPLNAKPDRDENYLKSSPIINLNNKKLKEITENIRKNSKDTYSFVKNTITFVFNYIQNKNFDNVMADTDTILKEKNGDCTEHSFLATAIFRKAKIPARCVVGLVMGDNIFGYHMWVEVKLNGKWYPVDPTLNQINPDPTHIRIDEFPITPSTMKNIYKIILPLIRSLAIEPVKVKFENGKTIGNPKNFFENLFGAKNWAYDNRYFTYTLSKKEGIFKETIYLASLYSKDTRQLGINLSMFEGWEKHYNQDIKGKYVMMYEDKNKIGFAFVHNSVLIVFVAESLRPVKIEKFREFIYNKCLEVIEKCQKEF; from the coding sequence ATGACCAAAAAATTAATACCTATTTTCCTTTTTATAATAACAATAAACGGCTGGGCAACCAGCCGTTTTTCTGTTTATATAAACGGGCAAAAAAGCGGTGAAATTATAGTAAAAAGAACCTTTAACAAAAACTTTGTTATAACTGAAACTGAGGAATCCCTTACTTTAAAGAGAGGGGGAGCTATTATTAAAAGTAAAAATCTGTATAAAACAAAAGAATTAAAAGATGGTACTCCTGTTGAATTAAATTTCCGTAATTTAGAGGGAAACTCCTCTATACTCCCTGAGTTTCAGATTTTATTTAAAAACAATTCAGCCATACTGATAACCCCAATGGGCAAACAGAGTATCCCCGTTAATCTAAAAGAAGTCAAGCAGGATTACGGAGAGGAAATTACTTTAAAAAAAATGATTGAAAAGGGGATAAAGCAGGCTTCAATAAAGAAATTTGACCAGAATATTCTAAACTTTGACAAAATAACAATAACTTTCAAAGGAAAAACAAAAAAAGGTTATAAATTTATACTTAAATCAGGGACTTTAAATACTGAAGAAGAAAGATTAACCGATAAAAATGGCAACATTCTAATTTCTACAATGAACTTTGCAGGTATGGAGTTTAAAGTAGTAAACCAAAAGCTTGAAAAAAAGAAAACAAAAACAAAGGGTGCAGAGATTTTTTCTCCTTCCTTGATAAAAATAAAATACTTTGTTCCAAGGGGATTCAGCGTCTCTGAAATTACCTATAAACTTGTAAATTCATCCCCTTACGACTTTACAATAATTGAGACAGACAATCAAAAAGTTAAAATACTTGATAATAAATCCTGCCTATTGACTGTCTCAAGGGTAAAATTACCCTTAAACGCAAAACCTGATAGAGACGAAAACTATCTTAAATCCTCACCAATAATAAACCTTAATAATAAAAAACTTAAAGAAATAACAGAAAATATCAGAAAAAACAGCAAAGACACCTACTCTTTTGTCAAAAACACCATTACCTTCGTTTTCAATTACATACAAAATAAAAACTTTGACAATGTTATGGCTGACACAGACACAATTTTAAAAGAAAAAAATGGGGATTGTACCGAACATTCATTTCTTGCAACTGCAATTTTTAGAAAGGCAAAAATCCCTGCAAGGTGCGTTGTTGGGCTTGTAATGGGAGATAACATCTTTGGTTACCACATGTGGGTTGAGGTTAAATTAAACGGCAAATGGTACCCTGTTGACCCGACTCTAAACCAGATAAACCCTGACCCTACCCACATTAGAATAGACGAATTCCCAATTACCCCATCAACAATGAAAAATATATACAAAATCATTCTGCCCCTCATTCGCTCTTTGGCAATTGAGCCTGTAAAAGTAAAATTTGAAAACGGAAAAACCATTGGAAACCCTAAAAATTTCTTTGAAAACCTGTTTGGTGCAAAAAATTGGGCTTATGACAACAGGTATTTTACTTATACACTATCCAAAAAAGAAGGAATCTTTAAAGAAACGATTTACCTTGCTTCCCTTTATTCAAAAGACACAAGGCAGTTAGGGATAAACCTCTCAATGTTTGAGGGATGGGAAAAGCATTACAACCAGGATATTAAGGGCAAATATGTCATGATGTATGAAGATAAAAACAAAATAGGGTTTGCATTTGTCCATAACTCTGTTTTAATCGTTTTTGTTGCTGAAAGCTTAAGACCTGTTAAAATAGAAAAGTTCAGAGAATTTATCTATAACAAATGCTTAGAGGTAATAGAAAAATGTCAGAAAGAATTTTAA